In a single window of the Micromonospora inositola genome:
- a CDS encoding DUF2617 family protein gives MLVTLDAPYVDTSAADLSLALGGPERPALHVRELTLPGGLTLRLRLLGASHQVVCGGLTETVACLPGRPPHLPGALHDDAAGYRFTATVLRPDGDGLRTRVAALRAELADDPYALVGVFPGDVDAVTALSVRPDPPDGTVGWRTWHAYPQTNELVLTETVVAL, from the coding sequence GTGCTCGTCACCCTGGACGCCCCGTACGTCGACACCAGCGCCGCCGACCTGAGCCTGGCGCTCGGCGGCCCGGAACGCCCCGCGCTGCACGTCCGCGAGCTGACCCTGCCCGGCGGGCTGACCCTGCGGCTGCGCCTGCTCGGCGCCTCCCACCAGGTCGTCTGCGGCGGCCTGACCGAGACGGTCGCCTGCCTGCCCGGCCGCCCGCCGCACCTGCCCGGCGCCCTGCACGACGACGCCGCCGGCTACCGGTTCACCGCCACGGTGCTCCGGCCCGACGGCGACGGCCTGCGCACCCGGGTCGCCGCGCTCCGCGCCGAGCTGGCCGACGACCCGTACGCGCTGGTCGGGGTCTTCCCCGGCGACGTGGACGCGGTCACCGCGCTCTCCGTACGCCCCGACCCGCCCGACGGCACGGTGGGCTGGCGCACCTGGCACGCGTACCCCCAGACCAACGAGCTGGTCCTGACCGAGACGGTGGTGGCTCTGTGA